In Pseudonocardia sp. DSM 110487, the sequence TGCTGTTCGGCTTCCCGGTGGCCTGGGCGATCAGCAGGGCCGCGCCCCGCTGGCGGGCGCTGCTGCTGCTCGCCGTCACCTTCCCGCTGCTGCTCTCCACCGTGATCCGGACGTTCGCGTGGATCGTGCTGCTCGGCGGGGAGGGGTTGATCAGCCGCGCGCTGCAGGCCGTCGGGCTGGCCGCCGGACCGGTCCAGCTCCTGTACACCGAGACGGCGATGGTGCTCGGTCTCACACAGCTGTTCATGCCTCTGCTCGTGCTCACCGCCTTCAGCTCGCTCGCCGCGGTCGACCCGGCACTCGAGGACGCCGCGCGCGGCATGGGTGCCCGCAACTCCGCGGTCTTCGCACGCGTGGTGTTCCCGCTCGCCCTGCCCGGCACCGCCGTCGGCGCCATCCTGGTCTTCGCGGGCTGCGTCACGGCCTTCACCACGCCGTCGCTGCTCGGCGGCACGCGCAACCGCACGCTGGCCACCCTGCTCTACCAGGAGGCCAACACCTCGGTCGACTGGAGCGGGGTGAGCGCGATCGCGATCATCATGACGGCGATCGTGCTGGTCGTCGCCGTCGTGATGTCGCGGGTCTCGGCGATCGGGAGCCTGCGATGACGAAGCGACCGATCTTCACCCTGATCACCGCCGCGGCCGTGGTGTTCCTGCTCTTCCCGATCGTCGTGGTGGTCGGTGTGGGGCTGTCCGCGGGCACCGTGCTCACCTTCCCGCCCGAAGGGCTCTCGCTGCGCTGGTTCGCCGATGCGCTCGCCTACGAGCCGTTCCGGTCGGCCCTGTGGACCAGCGTTCAGGTCGCGTTCCTCGCCACCGTGCTCGCGCTCGCCGTGGGCGTCCCGGCCACCTACGCGATCCACCGCCGGTACCCGCGCGGGCGGCACGCACTGCAGCTGCTGTTCGTCTCCCCGCTGATCGTCCCGGAGCTCGTGCTCGGGTTCGCGCTCTTCCAGCTGTTGATGGTCGACGCCGGGGTCGACGCCCTCACCGCGCTCGTCGCAGGGCACGCCGTGCTGCTGCTGCCCTACACGGTGCGGGTCACCGGGGCGTCGCTGCAGCAGGCTGACCCGGCCCTCGAGGACGCGGCGGCCGGGCTGGGCGCGGGCCCGCTCACCACGTTCTTCCGCGTCACGGTGCCGGTGATCGCGCCCGGCGTGGTGGCGGCCACGATGCTGTCGCTGCTCACGTCGTTCAACAACGTGCCGCTGTCGCTGATGCTCACCTCGCGCCGGGTGGAGACGCTGCCGGTGGCAATGCTCGAGTACGTCCAGACCTCGTTCACGCCCATGATCGCGGCGGTCAGCACCCTGCTGCTGCTCCTGACGATCGGGATCGCGCTGCTGACCGAGCGCCTGGTCGGTTTCCAGAAGGTCTTCGGACGGAGCGCCTCATGACCACCTCGGCCACCGCCGCACCGGAGAGCGCCGTCGCGGCCGACGCCGTCGTGGCGCTGCGCGGGATCACCCGCGACTTCGGGTCCGGTCCCGTCGTGCGCGACCTCGATCTCACGGTGCGGCGGGGCGAGTTCATGGCGCTGCTCGGTCCGAGCGGCTGCGGCAAGACCACGTTGCTGCGGATGATCGCCGGCTACCTGGAGCCGACGGCGGGACAGATCCTGATCAACGGCAGCGACGCGGTGCGCACCCCGCCACGGCTGCGCAACATCGGCATGGTCTTCCAGTCCTATGCCCTCTTCCCGCACATGAGCGTCACCGAGAACGTGGCGTTCGGGCTGCGGATGCGGAAGGTCGCGCGGGCGGAGCGCGCCCGGCGCGTGCGGGAGGCGCTCGACCTGGTGGGGCTCGGCGACCTCGGCGATCGGCGGCCCGCGCAGCTGTCGGGCGGGCAGCAGCAGCGGGTGGCGCTGGCCCGCGCCGTGGTGCTGCGCCCCGACGTCCTGCTGCTCGACGAACCGCTGTCCAACCTGGACGCCCGGCTGCGGGTGCAGCTGCGCGACGAGCTCGCCCGCGTGCAGCGCGAGACCGGGCTCACCACCCTGCTCGTCACCCACGACCAGGAGGAGGCGCTCGCCGTCGCCGACCGGATCGTGCTGTTGCAGGGCGGCCGGATCGCCCAGGAGGGCAGCCCGCGCGCGGTATTCGAGCGGCCGCGGTCGCGGTTCGTGGCGGAGTTCCTCGGCTACGAGAACGTGTTCGAGCTGCCAGGGCGCGGGCTCGTCGCGGTCCGCCCCGAGCACGTCGAGGTCGTGCCCGCGGACGATCCGACGCCACCTCATGCCGAGGCGCTGGCCGGCACGCTCGTCGCCACCACGTACCGCGGCACCTACAGCACCGCCACCGCCGTCGTCCCCCTGCCCGGCGGCGACGTGCGGCTGCAGGGTGTCAGCGGGAGCCCGGAGCCGGCACCCGGCTCGGCGGTCCGGGTGGTCCTGCCCGAGGCCGCGATCGTCGCGCTCACCCCCGATCCCGAGGAGTCCGAATGATCAAGACGAGGGTCGCGCTCGCGGCCGCGGCGGCGCTGCTCGTCGCCGGCTGTGCAGGTGGCGGGGAAGGCGACACCGGCGGGTCCGGCGAGCTGGTCGTCTCCGGGTTCAGCTTCGGCGCCGAGGAGTTCGAGAAGACGGTGATCGCTCCGTTCGAGGAGCAGACCGGCATCCAGGTCACCTTCGACTCAGGGTCCAACTCCGACCGGTACAACCAGCTGCTGGTCAACCGCGCCCGCCCGGACGTCGACGTCATGCTGATCTCGGATCTGTTCGCCGCCGACGGCGAACGGGAAGGCCTGTTCTCCGAGATCG encodes:
- a CDS encoding ABC transporter permease; protein product: MRRGLVTSALLLPAAVLVIVGFLYPYVTMLVAPAADPDPDVPASLAAAVMDPYVVEIVARTARVAGIATLLSLLFGFPVAWAISRAAPRWRALLLLAVTFPLLLSTVIRTFAWIVLLGGEGLISRALQAVGLAAGPVQLLYTETAMVLGLTQLFMPLLVLTAFSSLAAVDPALEDAARGMGARNSAVFARVVFPLALPGTAVGAILVFAGCVTAFTTPSLLGGTRNRTLATLLYQEANTSVDWSGVSAIAIIMTAIVLVVAVVMSRVSAIGSLR
- a CDS encoding ABC transporter permease: MTKRPIFTLITAAAVVFLLFPIVVVVGVGLSAGTVLTFPPEGLSLRWFADALAYEPFRSALWTSVQVAFLATVLALAVGVPATYAIHRRYPRGRHALQLLFVSPLIVPELVLGFALFQLLMVDAGVDALTALVAGHAVLLLPYTVRVTGASLQQADPALEDAAAGLGAGPLTTFFRVTVPVIAPGVVAATMLSLLTSFNNVPLSLMLTSRRVETLPVAMLEYVQTSFTPMIAAVSTLLLLLTIGIALLTERLVGFQKVFGRSAS
- a CDS encoding ABC transporter ATP-binding protein, yielding MTTSATAAPESAVAADAVVALRGITRDFGSGPVVRDLDLTVRRGEFMALLGPSGCGKTTLLRMIAGYLEPTAGQILINGSDAVRTPPRLRNIGMVFQSYALFPHMSVTENVAFGLRMRKVARAERARRVREALDLVGLGDLGDRRPAQLSGGQQQRVALARAVVLRPDVLLLDEPLSNLDARLRVQLRDELARVQRETGLTTLLVTHDQEEALAVADRIVLLQGGRIAQEGSPRAVFERPRSRFVAEFLGYENVFELPGRGLVAVRPEHVEVVPADDPTPPHAEALAGTLVATTYRGTYSTATAVVPLPGGDVRLQGVSGSPEPAPGSAVRVVLPEAAIVALTPDPEESE